Proteins encoded within one genomic window of Streptomyces sp. NBC_00523:
- a CDS encoding ferrochelatase yields MSDLRDPAPYDALLLLSFGGPEGPDDVVPFLANVTRGRGIPEERLKEVGKHYFLFGGVSPINAQNRALLDALRKDFSEHGLDLPVYWGNRNWAPYLTDTLREMVDDGHRRIAVLATSAYASYSGCRQYRENLAESLAALEAEGLPVPRVDKLRHYFNHPGFVEPMVEGVLASLADLPDGVRPGAHLAFTTHSIPTSAADTSGPVEAHGDGGAYVAEHLDVARLIVDAVRERTGTAYPWRLVYQSRSGAPHIPWLEPDICDHLEALHGEGVPAVVMAPIGFVSDHMEVLYDLDTEATAKAAELGLPVRRSATVGADPRFAAAVRELVLERAAAEQGRAPQRCALGTLGASHDLCPVGCCPARAPKPAAAGADSPYA; encoded by the coding sequence ATGTCCGATCTGCGCGATCCCGCCCCCTACGACGCCCTGCTGCTGCTCTCCTTCGGCGGCCCCGAAGGCCCGGACGACGTGGTTCCGTTCCTCGCGAACGTGACCCGCGGCCGGGGCATCCCCGAGGAACGGCTCAAGGAGGTCGGCAAGCACTACTTCCTGTTCGGGGGCGTCAGCCCGATCAACGCCCAGAACAGGGCCCTGCTCGACGCGTTGCGCAAGGACTTCTCCGAGCACGGGCTGGACCTGCCCGTGTACTGGGGCAACCGCAACTGGGCCCCGTACCTCACCGACACCCTGCGCGAGATGGTCGACGACGGCCACCGCCGCATCGCCGTCCTGGCGACCAGCGCCTACGCCTCGTACTCCGGCTGCCGGCAGTACCGCGAGAACCTCGCCGAGTCACTGGCCGCTCTGGAGGCCGAGGGTCTTCCCGTGCCGCGCGTGGACAAACTCCGGCACTACTTCAATCACCCCGGCTTCGTGGAGCCCATGGTCGAGGGCGTCCTCGCCTCGCTGGCGGACCTGCCCGACGGGGTGCGCCCCGGCGCGCACCTGGCCTTCACCACGCACTCCATCCCGACCTCCGCGGCCGACACCTCGGGCCCCGTGGAGGCGCACGGGGACGGCGGCGCCTATGTCGCCGAGCACCTCGACGTGGCCCGGCTGATCGTGGACGCGGTGCGCGAGCGGACCGGCACGGCGTACCCCTGGCGGCTCGTCTACCAGTCGCGCAGCGGCGCGCCGCACATCCCGTGGCTGGAGCCCGACATCTGCGACCACCTCGAAGCCCTCCACGGCGAGGGTGTCCCCGCCGTCGTGATGGCGCCCATCGGCTTCGTCTCGGACCACATGGAGGTCCTGTACGACCTCGACACCGAGGCCACCGCGAAGGCCGCCGAGCTGGGCCTGCCGGTACGCCGCTCCGCGACGGTCGGCGCCGATCCCCGGTTCGCCGCCGCCGTGCGCGAGCTCGTCCTGGAACGGGCCGCCGCCGAGCAGGGCCGCGCGCCGCAGCGGTGCGCCCTCGGGACGCTCGGCGCGAGCCACGACCTCTGCCCGGTGGGCTGCTGCCCGGCCCGGGCGCCCAAGCCCGCAGCCGCGGGAGCCGACAGCCCCTACGCGTAA
- the dut gene encoding dUTP diphosphatase — MRHPVDVLIRRVDPDVPLPAYGHPGDAGADLVTTEAAELAPGERAVLPTGVSIALPDGYAAFVHPRSGLAARCGVALVNAPGTVDAGYRGEIKVIVVNLDPRESVRFERFDRIAQLVVQQVEKVRFHEVSELPGSARAEGGFGSTGGHAAVDVDGVRGGVPQGGNSYASVESDREGQ; from the coding sequence ATGCGCCATCCCGTCGACGTCCTGATCCGCCGGGTCGACCCGGACGTTCCGCTTCCGGCCTACGGGCACCCCGGCGACGCCGGCGCGGACCTCGTGACGACCGAGGCCGCCGAGCTGGCACCGGGGGAGCGGGCCGTACTGCCCACCGGGGTTTCGATCGCCCTGCCCGACGGGTACGCCGCGTTCGTGCACCCGCGATCCGGTCTCGCCGCCCGCTGCGGAGTCGCCCTGGTGAATGCCCCGGGGACGGTCGATGCCGGGTACCGTGGAGAGATCAAAGTGATCGTCGTCAATCTCGACCCGCGCGAGTCCGTGCGGTTCGAGCGGTTCGACCGGATTGCCCAACTGGTCGTGCAGCAGGTCGAGAAGGTGCGCTTCCACGAGGTGTCGGAGCTTCCCGGCTCGGCGCGGGCCGAAGGGGGCTTCGGGTCCACCGGCGGCCATGCCGCCGTTGATGTTGATGGCGTCCGGGGCGGGGTTCCCCAGGGCGGGAACAGCTACGCTTCGGTCGAATCCGACCGGGAAGGACAGTGA
- a CDS encoding inositol monophosphatase family protein — protein sequence MEAAELAGRLLRDGRPAGLGVAATKSSPVDVVTEMDLAAEKLITDFLIDFRPLDGYLGEEGGTTSEGVSGVRWVIDPLDGTVNYLYGLPSWAVSIGIEMYGERVAGVVEVPMRGETYFAQRGLGAFVTGGVYGKEHVRLRCRETAPLSEALVATGFNYVAEVRAHQAEVARDLVPQVRDIRRGGSAAIDLCDVAAGRLDGYYERGLHPWDLAAGDIIAREAGALTGGRPGRPADGELTVAASPGVFEPLQALLDGLGAWHD from the coding sequence ATGGAAGCCGCGGAACTCGCCGGCCGGCTGCTGCGCGACGGGCGTCCGGCCGGACTGGGCGTGGCCGCGACCAAGTCCAGCCCGGTCGACGTCGTCACCGAGATGGACCTCGCCGCCGAGAAGCTGATCACCGACTTCCTGATCGACTTCCGCCCCCTCGATGGCTACCTCGGCGAGGAGGGCGGCACGACCTCCGAGGGCGTCAGCGGTGTGCGCTGGGTGATCGACCCCCTCGACGGCACGGTGAACTACCTCTACGGACTCCCGTCCTGGGCCGTCTCCATCGGCATCGAGATGTACGGCGAGCGGGTCGCCGGTGTGGTGGAGGTCCCGATGCGCGGCGAGACGTACTTCGCGCAACGCGGCCTCGGGGCCTTCGTCACGGGCGGGGTGTACGGCAAGGAGCACGTCCGGCTGCGGTGCCGGGAGACCGCCCCGCTCTCCGAGGCGCTGGTGGCGACCGGCTTCAACTACGTCGCCGAGGTCCGGGCCCACCAGGCCGAGGTGGCGCGCGACCTCGTCCCGCAGGTCCGGGACATCCGGCGCGGCGGCTCCGCGGCGATCGACCTCTGCGACGTGGCCGCCGGCCGGCTCGACGGCTACTACGAGCGCGGGCTGCACCCCTGGGACCTGGCCGCGGGCGACATCATCGCCCGGGAGGCCGGTGCCCTCACCGGCGGGCGCCCGGGCAGGCCGGCCGACGGCGAGCTGACCGTCGCCGCGTCCCCCGGGGTCTTCGAACCGCTCCAGGCCCTCCTGGACGGGCTGGGCGCCTGGCACGACTGA
- a CDS encoding DUF3093 domain-containing protein gives MQPSTPPYDERLTAPRSWWLIAVLIGIACALMLLPLGTLPLLAGLAGGTVLSAVAVSSYGSARIRVVAGALVAGDARIPVSALGEAEVLDAEEARAWRTHKADVRAFMLLRSYIPTAVRVEVTDPEDPTPYVYLSTRDPQALVAALTAAVRA, from the coding sequence ATGCAGCCTTCGACCCCGCCCTACGACGAACGCCTCACCGCACCCCGTTCGTGGTGGCTGATCGCCGTCCTGATCGGCATCGCGTGCGCGCTGATGCTGCTGCCGCTGGGCACCCTGCCGCTCCTCGCCGGACTGGCCGGCGGCACGGTCCTGTCGGCCGTCGCGGTCAGCTCGTACGGCTCCGCCCGCATCCGGGTCGTGGCGGGGGCGCTGGTCGCCGGGGACGCGCGGATCCCGGTCTCGGCGCTCGGGGAGGCCGAGGTGCTGGACGCCGAGGAGGCGCGCGCCTGGCGCACGCACAAGGCGGACGTCCGGGCCTTCATGCTGCTGCGCAGCTACATCCCGACGGCGGTCCGGGTGGAGGTCACCGACCCGGAGGACCCGACCCCGTACGTCTATCTCTCGACGCGCGACCCGCAGGCCCTGGTGGCAGCGCTGACCGCGGCGGTCCGGGCCTAG
- a CDS encoding sulfurtransferase has translation MKPIISAFECASELAGPRPPVLLDVRWQLGGPHGRPDYEAGHIPGAVFVDLDAELAGPAGTGGRHPLPDPAEFGAVMRRAGVRRDSPVVVHDGGQGWAAARAWWLLRWAGHTDVRVLDGGLAAWTGELSKETPDPAEGDFVPAPGALPLLDADGAAALARSGVLLDARAAERYRGDVEPIDRVGGHIPGALSAPTGENVDADGRFLSPERLAARFAGLGVEGEAAEVGVYCGSGVSGAQQVLALELAGYRAALYAGSWSDWSADASRPVATGPDPS, from the coding sequence ATGAAGCCCATCATCTCCGCATTCGAATGCGCGAGCGAACTGGCGGGGCCGCGTCCGCCGGTGCTCCTGGACGTACGTTGGCAGCTGGGTGGCCCGCACGGCCGGCCCGACTACGAGGCGGGGCACATCCCCGGCGCGGTCTTCGTGGACCTCGACGCGGAGCTCGCCGGACCGGCGGGCACCGGCGGCCGCCACCCGCTGCCCGACCCGGCGGAGTTCGGCGCCGTGATGCGCCGCGCCGGGGTCCGCCGGGACAGCCCGGTCGTCGTCCACGACGGCGGTCAGGGCTGGGCGGCCGCCCGGGCCTGGTGGCTGCTGCGCTGGGCCGGGCACACCGACGTACGGGTGCTGGACGGCGGCCTCGCGGCCTGGACCGGGGAGCTGTCGAAGGAGACCCCGGACCCGGCCGAGGGTGACTTCGTGCCCGCCCCGGGAGCGCTGCCGCTGCTCGACGCGGACGGCGCCGCGGCCCTCGCCCGCTCGGGTGTCCTGCTCGACGCGCGGGCGGCCGAGCGCTACCGGGGCGATGTGGAACCCATCGACCGGGTCGGCGGCCACATCCCCGGCGCGCTCTCCGCGCCGACCGGCGAGAACGTGGACGCGGACGGCCGCTTCCTGAGCCCCGAGCGCCTGGCTGCCCGGTTCGCCGGGCTGGGCGTCGAAGGCGAGGCCGCGGAGGTCGGCGTCTACTGCGGCTCGGGAGTGTCCGGGGCCCAGCAGGTGCTGGCGCTGGAACTCGCCGGGTACCGGGCCGCCCTCTACGCGGGCTCCTGGTCCGACTGGTCCGCCGACGCGTCGCGCCCGGTCGCCACCGGACCCGACCCCAGCTAA
- a CDS encoding sensor histidine kinase: MPVPAAPPPAPPKPTWEPKQQEPSYPWLRPTIRIRLTLLYGGMFLIAGILLLSIIYMLAAQALHVGSELPFKVVDGYMSSKVCNLLEHGNSPSAVNAAMNSCVNHQRQQALDTLLNRSLLALVGLSIIAFAFGYGMAGRVLSPLGRITRIARRVAGTDLSRRIELDGPDDELKELSDTFDDMLDRLERAFTAQQRFVGNASHELRTPLAINRTLLEVHLSDPEAPPELQQLGKTLLATNERSEQLVEGLLLLARSDNQIIERKPVDLAEVASRAMDQARGEAEAKGVETRVELAEAVVQGNGVLLERIALNLVQNAVRYNVPEGGWVDVSTELLPGQAVLVVSNTGPVVPAYEIDNLFEPFRRLRTERTGSDKGVGLGLSIARSVARAHGGRIIAEPREGGGLVMRVSLPV, encoded by the coding sequence ATGCCCGTGCCCGCCGCCCCGCCGCCCGCACCCCCCAAGCCCACCTGGGAGCCGAAGCAGCAGGAGCCCTCGTACCCCTGGCTGCGTCCGACCATCCGGATACGGCTCACGCTGCTGTACGGCGGCATGTTCCTGATCGCGGGCATCCTGCTGCTGTCGATCATCTACATGCTGGCGGCGCAGGCCCTGCACGTGGGCAGTGAGCTGCCTTTCAAGGTCGTCGACGGCTACATGTCCAGCAAGGTCTGCAACCTCCTGGAGCACGGCAACTCGCCGAGCGCGGTCAACGCCGCGATGAACTCCTGCGTGAACCACCAGCGCCAGCAGGCCCTGGACACGCTGCTCAACCGGTCGCTGCTGGCCCTGGTGGGGCTCAGCATCATCGCCTTCGCCTTCGGCTACGGCATGGCGGGCCGGGTGCTCTCGCCGCTGGGCCGGATCACCCGCATCGCCCGCCGGGTGGCCGGGACCGACCTCTCCAGGCGCATCGAGCTGGACGGGCCGGACGACGAGCTCAAGGAGCTGTCCGACACCTTCGACGACATGCTGGACCGGCTGGAGCGGGCCTTCACCGCGCAGCAGCGGTTCGTCGGCAACGCCTCGCACGAGCTGCGCACGCCGCTGGCCATCAACCGCACGCTGCTGGAGGTCCACCTCTCCGACCCGGAGGCCCCGCCCGAGCTCCAGCAGCTGGGCAAGACGCTGCTGGCCACCAACGAGCGCAGCGAGCAGCTGGTGGAGGGCCTGCTGCTGCTGGCCCGCAGCGACAACCAGATCATCGAGCGCAAACCCGTCGACCTCGCCGAGGTCGCCTCGCGCGCCATGGACCAGGCGCGCGGCGAGGCCGAGGCCAAGGGCGTGGAGACGCGCGTGGAGCTGGCCGAGGCCGTCGTCCAGGGCAACGGCGTCCTGCTGGAGCGCATCGCGCTGAACCTCGTACAGAACGCCGTCCGCTACAACGTGCCGGAGGGCGGCTGGGTCGACGTGAGCACGGAGCTGCTGCCCGGCCAGGCGGTGCTCGTCGTCTCGAACACGGGGCCCGTGGTCCCGGCGTACGAGATCGACAACCTCTTCGAGCCGTTCAGGCGGCTGCGTACGGAGCGGACGGGCAGCGACAAGGGGGTCGGGCTCGGTCTGTCGATCGCGCGGTCCGTCGCCCGCGCCCATGGCGGCCGTATCATCGCCGAGCCCCGCGAAGGCGGTGGTCTTGTGATGCGCGTCTCACTGCCGGTCTGA
- a CDS encoding DUF3710 domain-containing protein: protein MFGRRKNSDAADDTADEAREAEQVVDEQDDAEGESRRTNLPPAPRPDGPWDISEVSQPGDGRVDLGGIFVPGVEGMELRVEVAGDAIVAATVVMRDSAVQLQAFAAPKKEGIWGEVREEIASGITQQGGIIDEVEGPLGWELRAQVPVQLPDGANGVQLVRFVGVDGPRWFLRGVISGQGAVQPEAAGLLESVFRDTVVVRGEGPMAPRDPIVLKLPNDAQMVPEGVQQEDQEGSKFSGGMAGLQRGPEITEVR from the coding sequence GTGTTCGGACGTCGCAAGAACAGTGATGCCGCCGATGACACGGCGGACGAGGCGCGCGAGGCCGAGCAGGTCGTCGACGAGCAGGATGACGCCGAGGGCGAGTCCCGCCGGACGAACCTTCCGCCGGCGCCGCGCCCGGACGGTCCGTGGGACATCAGCGAGGTGTCCCAGCCCGGCGACGGCCGGGTCGACCTGGGCGGCATCTTCGTGCCCGGCGTCGAGGGCATGGAGCTGCGCGTGGAGGTCGCCGGTGACGCGATCGTCGCCGCCACCGTCGTGATGCGCGACAGCGCGGTCCAGCTGCAGGCCTTCGCCGCCCCCAAGAAGGAGGGCATCTGGGGCGAGGTCCGCGAGGAGATCGCCTCGGGCATCACCCAGCAGGGCGGCATCATCGACGAGGTCGAGGGCCCGCTGGGCTGGGAGCTGCGCGCGCAGGTCCCCGTACAGCTTCCCGATGGCGCGAACGGCGTGCAGCTGGTGCGCTTCGTCGGCGTCGACGGCCCGCGCTGGTTCCTGCGCGGTGTGATCTCCGGCCAGGGCGCCGTGCAGCCGGAGGCCGCCGGGCTTCTGGAGTCGGTCTTCCGGGACACCGTGGTCGTCCGCGGCGAGGGCCCGATGGCCCCGCGCGACCCGATCGTCCTCAAGCTCCCCAACGACGCCCAGATGGTTCCCGAGGGCGTGCAGCAGGAGGACCAGGAGGGCTCGAAGTTCTCCGGTGGCATGGCGGGCCTCCAGCGCGGTCCCGAGATCACCGAGGTGCGCTGA
- a CDS encoding PaaI family thioesterase → MSGTSAALTPPADAVKPVRHPEAPAPGELLGAHYEHCFGCGSGQPHGLHLQARAGEGVRVTAEFTVKAAHQGAPGLAHGGVLATALDETLGSLNWLLRVIAVTGRLETDFVRPVPVDTVLFLDAEVTAVHGRKIYSRATGRIGGPDGPVAVRADALFIEVKVDHFIENGRPAEIQAAMADPDQVRRARAFEVNP, encoded by the coding sequence GTGAGTGGAACATCTGCGGCTCTGACGCCCCCGGCCGACGCGGTGAAACCGGTCCGGCACCCCGAAGCCCCGGCCCCCGGCGAGCTCCTCGGCGCGCACTACGAGCACTGCTTCGGCTGCGGCTCCGGCCAGCCCCACGGACTGCACCTCCAGGCGCGGGCCGGCGAGGGTGTCCGGGTGACCGCCGAGTTCACCGTGAAGGCCGCCCACCAGGGCGCCCCGGGCCTGGCGCACGGAGGAGTGCTGGCCACGGCGCTGGACGAGACGCTCGGCTCGCTGAACTGGCTGCTGCGGGTCATCGCGGTCACCGGACGGCTGGAGACCGACTTCGTGCGGCCCGTCCCCGTCGACACCGTGCTGTTCCTCGACGCCGAGGTCACCGCCGTGCACGGCCGGAAGATCTACTCCCGGGCCACCGGCCGGATCGGCGGCCCGGACGGGCCGGTCGCGGTGCGCGCCGACGCCCTGTTCATCGAGGTCAAGGTCGACCACTTCATCGAGAACGGCCGGCCGGCCGAGATCCAGGCGGCCATGGCCGACCCCGACCAGGTCAGGCGTGCCCGCGCCTTCGAGGTGAACCCGTGA
- a CDS encoding DUF4193 domain-containing protein gives MATDYDTPRKTDDDVDQDSLEELKARRSDKTASAVDVDEFDAAEGLELPGADLSNEELAVRVLPKQADEFTCMSCFLVHHRSQLAREKNGQPICRDCD, from the coding sequence ATGGCAACGGATTACGACACCCCACGCAAGACCGACGACGACGTCGATCAGGACAGCCTTGAAGAGCTGAAGGCGCGCCGGAGCGACAAGACGGCATCCGCCGTCGACGTCGACGAGTTCGACGCGGCCGAGGGCCTTGAGCTGCCCGGCGCAGACCTGTCCAACGAGGAACTGGCCGTACGGGTCCTGCCCAAGCAGGCCGACGAGTTCACCTGCATGAGCTGCTTCCTCGTGCACCACCGCAGTCAGCTGGCCCGCGAGAAGAACGGCCAGCCGATCTGCCGCGACTGCGACTGA
- the kdpF gene encoding K(+)-transporting ATPase subunit F, whose protein sequence is MSADNVAGLVVAAALLGYLVLALLFPERF, encoded by the coding sequence GTGAGCGCGGACAACGTGGCCGGCCTCGTCGTGGCCGCCGCCCTGCTGGGATATCTCGTCCTGGCCCTCCTCTTCCCGGAGAGGTTCTGA
- a CDS encoding response regulator transcription factor: MRVLVVEDEQLLADAVATGLRREAMAVDVVYDGAAAVERIEVNDYDVVVLDRDLPVVHGDDVCRRIVELGMPTRVLMLTASGDVSDRVEGLELGADDYLPKPFAFSELTARVRALGRRTTVALPPVLERAGIKLDPNRREVFRGGQEVQLAPKEFAVLEVLMRSEGAVVSAEQLLEKAWDENTDPFTNVVRVTVMTLRRKLGEPPVIVTVPGSGYRI; this comes from the coding sequence GTGCGCGTACTCGTCGTGGAGGACGAGCAGCTGCTCGCCGATGCGGTGGCCACCGGATTGCGCCGTGAGGCCATGGCCGTCGATGTCGTGTACGACGGGGCCGCGGCGGTGGAGCGCATCGAGGTCAACGACTACGACGTCGTGGTGCTCGACCGCGACCTCCCCGTGGTCCACGGCGACGACGTCTGCCGCCGGATCGTGGAGCTCGGCATGCCCACCCGGGTCCTCATGCTCACCGCGTCCGGGGACGTCAGCGACCGGGTGGAGGGCCTGGAGCTCGGCGCCGACGACTATCTGCCCAAGCCCTTCGCGTTCAGCGAGCTGACCGCCCGGGTACGGGCCCTCGGCCGGCGGACCACCGTCGCCCTGCCGCCCGTCCTGGAGCGGGCCGGGATCAAGCTGGACCCCAATCGCCGGGAGGTGTTCCGGGGTGGCCAGGAGGTCCAGCTCGCGCCCAAGGAGTTCGCCGTCCTGGAGGTCCTGATGCGCAGCGAGGGCGCCGTCGTCTCGGCGGAGCAGCTGCTGGAGAAGGCCTGGGACGAGAACACCGACCCGTTCACCAACGTCGTCCGGGTGACCGTCATGACCCTGCGCCGCAAGCTCGGTGAGCCGCCCGTGATCGTCACGGTGCCCGGCTCCGGCTACCGGATCTGA
- the sepH gene encoding septation protein SepH, translated as MPELRVVAVSNDGTRLVLKAADSTEYTLPIDERLRAAVRNDRARLGQIEIEVESHLRPRDIQARIRAGASAEEVAQFAGIPVDRVRRFEGPVLAERAFMAERARKTPVRRPGENTGPQLGEAVQERLLLRGADKETVQWDSWRRDDGTWEVLLVYRVAGEPHSASWTYDPPRRLVQAVDDEARSLIGETDEVAAPEPSFPFVPRIARLPRDRPLDRALDRQIERPAPPPPPEPEERIAGVTASERDSLTSLLEAVPSFRGDMVVPERPAPPEPPAIEPPEREPEAEEPPAASAGAGSAYADVLMPRAVAGHRDRLTGTTDRQAEADGVRPGRRAAVPSWDEIVFGTRRKKQD; from the coding sequence ATGCCCGAACTGCGTGTCGTGGCCGTCTCCAACGACGGCACACGACTGGTGCTCAAAGCTGCGGACAGTACGGAGTACACGCTTCCGATCGACGAGCGGCTGCGAGCCGCCGTGCGCAACGACCGCGCCCGGCTCGGCCAGATCGAGATCGAGGTGGAGAGCCACCTCCGCCCGCGCGACATCCAGGCACGGATACGAGCCGGCGCCTCCGCCGAGGAGGTCGCCCAGTTCGCCGGGATCCCCGTCGACCGTGTCCGCCGTTTCGAGGGCCCCGTGCTCGCGGAGCGCGCCTTCATGGCCGAGCGGGCCCGGAAGACTCCCGTGCGCCGTCCCGGCGAGAACACCGGCCCCCAGCTCGGCGAGGCGGTGCAGGAGCGGCTGCTGCTGCGCGGCGCCGACAAGGAAACCGTCCAGTGGGACTCCTGGCGCCGCGACGACGGCACCTGGGAGGTCCTGCTCGTCTACCGGGTCGCGGGTGAGCCGCACTCGGCGAGCTGGACGTACGACCCGCCGCGCCGGCTGGTCCAGGCCGTGGACGACGAGGCCCGTTCGCTGATCGGCGAGACGGACGAGGTCGCCGCGCCCGAGCCCAGCTTCCCCTTCGTGCCCCGGATCGCCCGGCTGCCGCGCGACCGGCCGCTGGACCGCGCGCTTGACCGGCAGATCGAGCGTCCGGCCCCGCCGCCGCCCCCGGAACCGGAGGAGCGGATCGCCGGGGTGACCGCGAGCGAGCGGGATTCCCTCACCAGCCTGCTGGAGGCCGTGCCCAGCTTCCGCGGTGACATGGTCGTACCGGAACGGCCCGCGCCGCCCGAGCCCCCGGCGATCGAGCCGCCGGAGCGGGAGCCGGAGGCCGAGGAGCCGCCGGCCGCGTCGGCCGGAGCGGGCTCCGCGTACGCGGACGTCCTGATGCCGCGCGCGGTCGCCGGTCACCGGGACCGGCTGACGGGGACGACGGACCGGCAGGCCGAGGCGGACGGCGTCCGGCCCGGGCGCAGAGCCGCGGTGCCCAGCTGGGACGAGATCGTCTTCGGCACCCGCCGCAAGAAGCAGGACTAG
- a CDS encoding D-arabinono-1,4-lactone oxidase, whose translation MTETYARTATGPWRNWAGTVTARPARTVSPASVDELAEALRRASEDGLRVKPVGTGHSFTATAATDGLLIRPDLLTGIREIDRKAMTVTVEAGTPLKRLNTALAREGLSLTNMGDIMEQTVAGATSTGTHGTGRDSASISAQIRALELVTADGTVLTCSETENADVFAVARIGLGALGVITAITFAVEPVFLLTAREEPMSFDQVTADFDQLVTENEHFEFYWFPHTGNCNTKRNNRSAGPAAPPGKVSGWVEDELLSNGVFQVACALGRAVPATIPSIARISSRALSARTYTDIPYKVFTSPRRVRFVEMEYALPREAAVEALREVRAMVDSSPLRISFPVEVRTAPADDIALSTASGRESAYIAVHMYRGTPYQAYFTAVERIMTAHGGRPHWGKINTRDAAYLSGVYPRFGEFTAVRDRLDPDRLFGNDYLRRVLGD comes from the coding sequence ATGACCGAGACCTACGCACGGACGGCGACGGGCCCGTGGCGCAACTGGGCGGGGACCGTCACCGCGCGGCCGGCCCGGACCGTGTCCCCCGCCTCCGTGGACGAGCTGGCCGAGGCGCTGCGCAGGGCGTCCGAGGACGGGCTGCGGGTGAAGCCGGTCGGCACCGGGCATTCGTTCACCGCGACCGCGGCCACCGACGGGCTGCTGATCCGGCCCGATCTGCTGACCGGCATCCGCGAGATCGACCGCAAGGCGATGACGGTGACCGTCGAGGCGGGCACCCCTCTCAAGCGCCTGAACACCGCGCTGGCCCGCGAGGGCCTCTCGCTCACCAACATGGGCGACATCATGGAGCAGACGGTCGCCGGAGCCACCTCCACCGGCACGCACGGCACCGGCCGTGACTCGGCGTCCATATCCGCGCAGATACGCGCCCTGGAGCTGGTCACCGCGGACGGCACGGTGCTGACCTGTTCGGAGACCGAGAACGCCGACGTGTTCGCGGTGGCGCGGATCGGGCTCGGCGCGCTGGGCGTCATCACCGCGATCACCTTCGCCGTGGAGCCGGTCTTCCTGCTGACCGCCCGCGAGGAGCCGATGAGCTTCGACCAGGTGACGGCCGACTTCGATCAGCTCGTGACCGAGAACGAGCACTTCGAGTTCTACTGGTTCCCGCACACCGGGAACTGCAACACCAAGCGCAACAACCGCAGCGCCGGTCCCGCCGCCCCGCCCGGCAAGGTCAGCGGCTGGGTCGAGGACGAGCTGCTGTCCAACGGAGTCTTCCAGGTCGCCTGCGCGCTCGGCCGGGCCGTGCCCGCCACGATCCCCTCGATCGCCAGGATCTCCAGCCGGGCCCTGTCGGCGCGTACGTACACCGACATCCCGTACAAGGTGTTCACCAGCCCGCGCCGGGTGCGGTTCGTGGAGATGGAGTACGCGCTGCCGCGTGAGGCCGCGGTCGAGGCGCTGCGCGAGGTCCGGGCGATGGTGGACAGCTCGCCGCTGCGGATCAGCTTCCCGGTGGAGGTGCGCACCGCGCCCGCCGACGACATCGCGCTCTCCACGGCGTCGGGCCGGGAGAGCGCGTACATCGCCGTCCACATGTACCGGGGCACGCCCTACCAGGCGTACTTCACGGCGGTGGAGCGGATCATGACCGCGCACGGCGGCCGCCCGCACTGGGGCAAGATCAACACCAGGGACGCCGCGTACCTCTCCGGGGTGTATCCGCGTTTCGGCGAGTTCACGGCCGTACGCGACCGGCTGGACCCGGACCGGCTGTTCGGCAACGACTACCTGCGCCGGGTGCTGGGCGACTGA
- a CDS encoding VOC family protein, protein MTEAAARRTPGTPCWVSLIVHGLRTTQNFYAELFGWEFGPGPEQLGPYVRALIDGKGVAGIGQLPPDRHLPIAWTTYLATDDADQTAEAIRACGGTVGVGPLDAGEAGRMAIASDPGGAVFGIWQAAAHIGTALAGTPGTPVWNELVTRETSTVAKFYQAVFGYETKAVVSADFDYQTLHLRGRPVASLHGVGHAPLRDRGPHWMTYFEVADTDEAAQQVAELGGQVLTPPREGPSGRVATVADPEGAVFTIQRSVAR, encoded by the coding sequence ATGACCGAGGCTGCCGCTCGGCGTACACCCGGAACACCTTGCTGGGTGAGCCTGATCGTGCACGGCCTGCGCACGACCCAGAACTTCTACGCCGAGCTGTTCGGCTGGGAGTTCGGCCCCGGCCCCGAGCAGCTCGGCCCGTACGTACGGGCGCTGATCGACGGGAAGGGGGTCGCGGGCATCGGCCAGCTGCCGCCGGACCGGCATCTCCCGATCGCCTGGACGACCTACCTGGCCACCGACGACGCCGATCAGACGGCTGAGGCCATCCGGGCCTGCGGCGGCACGGTCGGCGTCGGGCCGCTCGACGCGGGCGAGGCGGGTCGCATGGCCATCGCCTCCGACCCGGGCGGGGCCGTCTTCGGGATCTGGCAGGCCGCTGCGCACATCGGCACCGCACTGGCCGGGACGCCCGGCACCCCGGTCTGGAACGAGCTGGTGACCCGGGAGACGTCGACGGTCGCCAAGTTCTACCAGGCGGTCTTCGGCTACGAGACCAAGGCCGTCGTCTCGGCGGACTTCGACTACCAGACCCTGCACCTCCGGGGCCGCCCGGTCGCCTCGCTGCACGGCGTCGGCCACGCCCCGCTGCGCGACCGGGGGCCGCACTGGATGACGTACTTCGAGGTGGCCGACACCGACGAGGCCGCGCAGCAGGTCGCGGAGCTCGGCGGTCAGGTCCTGACCCCGCCGAGGGAGGGCCCGAGCGGCAGGGTCGCGACGGTCGCGGACCCGGAGGGCGCGGTCTTCACGATCCAGCGCTCGGTGGCACGCTGA